In Coleofasciculus chthonoplastes PCC 7420, the genomic window ACCAAAGTTTGGACTGGCTAATTTTCGGGCTGGCTTTCGGCAAAGGGAGTTTCGGGGCAAATTTTCCGGTTAATAGAGGACCCAAAATAGAGGTGATTAGCATCAAGACAATGACGCTGTTAAAGACGGTGTCTGTGATTAACCCTACCTGCAAACCCACTAACGCGGCGGCTAGTGTGGCGGCGACTTGGGGGATAGACAGAGACCACATCACCATCATCTCGTTAAAACTGTAACGATAGAGGACTTTTGTGATCGCGGCGGCGAGGAATTTGCTCCCCAGCAATCCCACGACAATTGCTAGAGTTAGCCAAAAACTGGTGGTGAGGCTTTCGATAAACACAGGAATGTCGAGAAGTAAGCCCATGTCTACAAAGAAAAAGGGGATAAATAAAACACTACCTACAAACTCCACTTTTTCTTTCACGGGTGAGTTTCCCACCACATCATTAACCGCTAAACCTGCCATAAAGGCACCGACAATCTGATCCACCTGAATAATTTCCGCCCCCACCGACGCCAGAAACACCGCCAGGAGTACAAACAAAAATTGATTGCCCTCATCATCTCCCGTCCGCCGAAAATGTTCCTTCCCTATCCAATCAAAGCCAAATAAAACAATGGCGGTGTAAATGGCTAATGCCACCAATTGCTGAAACAAACTATAGACAGAAAAGTCTCCCGCATTAATCGAAACACAGATGGCTAGAACGAGTAGCGCACTGATATCAGTAAAAATTGTCGCGCCAATGGTAACAATCACAGGTTCTTTCTCAACTAAACCCAAGCGCTGGATGATAGGATACCCTAATAGAGTATGGGAGGCAAATAAAGACCCCATCAACAGGGAGGTATTCCAACCAAAACCAAAGAATCGCCCAATTATCATACTGGTAGCGAGTGGTACGATAAAGGTCATCAATCCAAATACTAAAGACCGATGTTTCTTCTTACGAAACTGCACTAAGTCGATTTCTAGCCCCGCCACAAACATTAGATAAATTTTGCCAATATCGGAAAGCAGCTTCATGGTTTCGCTGTCAGCATCCAATAGCTGCAACCCATTGGAACCCAAAAGGACTCCTGCCAACAGCAATCCGACTAACCCAGGCAATCCCAAGCGCTCGAACAACGGCGGAATGGTTAAACTGACTAACAGTAGAATAGTAAATGCAACAATTGGACCTTCGGGTAGCCCTGTTTGTAAAAATGTTATCGATTCATTCATCAGCTTTTGGCTAAAAAATTGCCACTATTTTATCGATCTCTATTCTTCAATTCCCCGAGTTTGCTTAAACCTATTGCTTCGGAATTCCTAGGATCTTGAAGACGGATAGGTAGATTCACCCGCTCAGGAAATTGACTAAATTGTTATTGTCTATAAAGGGTTGATGTTATACAAATATTGTAGCCAAAAGCACAGCATCAGGAAAAATTTACCACAGAATGGACGTGAATACCGCGATCGCGACTGAGTTATTTGAACCCACCCCATCTTCCTGCAACCCCATACAACCTTGGCATTGGCGCAAGCTTCCTCTGGCTAAGCGTAGTGGTTCACACGTCTTTGAGGCGCTATTTCTCCATCCTAGAGGAGATTCGACACAGGAAATAAATTTGGCTAAAAATTATCACATTGCCACTCTTTTAGAAAGCCCAGTGACGCCACATAATACCCATCTGGCTCGATATTCGATTTGTGCGGGTTCTCCTCGCTTTATTGCGAATCAACCTCAACTATGGACTCCGCCTGTGGGAGACATTCTACCTTTCCTGCGCCGCCTGCTTCAAGTGCAAAAGGCAGAATCGCCTGTACCTGCTGAACTTCCCTTTACAGGGGGGTGGTTAGGATGGCTGGGATATGACTTAGCCGGGGAGATTGAACAACTCCCCCACCTCAACACTGATCCTCTACCTTTCCCCATCGCCTACTGGTATGAACCCGAATCCTTTGCGGTGCTGGATCATCATCAGCAACTTCTTTGGTTAGCGACGACGGATGTGGCTCAACTTGACTCCCTACAACATCAGCTAGAGGAAGTGGATAGGAAGACAGGAGTAAAGAATACACCAGAACCGGACAAAAGTAATCCCATTACTCCTATTTTCCAAATCTCTCAGCACGATTATATGGCGGCGGTGCAGCAAGCGAAACGATATATTCAAGCTGGGGATATCTTCCAGGCGAATTTATCGTTGCGGTTTGAAGCGTATACTGCTTTGGATAGCTGGTCAATTTATCGAGCATTGCAACAGATTAATCCTTCCCCCTTTGCCAGTTATTGGCAAACTCCGTGGGGAGCAATGATTAGCTGCTCACCCGAACGATTGATTCAGTTATCTGGCACAAAAGTTGAGACTCGACCGATTGCTGGAACGCGGAAACGTGGCGCTAATTCAACTCAAGATGATCAGTTAGCAAAAGAGTTAATTCTGAACAAGAAGGAAAGAGCCGAACATATCATGTTGGTTGACTTAGAGCGCAATGATATCGGCAAAGTTTGTGAATGGGGAACTGTAAAAGTGAATGAACTTCTCACTATTGAACGCTACAGCCACGTTATGCATTTGGTTAGCAATATTATGGGAACACTTAGTCCTAAGTGTGACCCGATAGACTTGATTCGAGGTGTATTTCCTGGGGGAACCATTACGGGTTGTCCGAAAGTTCGCTGCATGGAAATTATTGAAGAACTTGAACCAGTAAAACGCAATTTATTTTATGGTTCTTGCGGTTATTTAGATTGGCGGGGAAACCTGGACTTAAATATTTTAATTCGCACGTTGCTGTATAGTAAATCGAGCCATTCTCAACCTGGAGCAACGGTTTGGGGACAAGTGGGTGCTGGCATTGTGGCTG contains:
- a CDS encoding cation:proton antiporter domain-containing protein, which gives rise to MNESITFLQTGLPEGPIVAFTILLLVSLTIPPLFERLGLPGLVGLLLAGVLLGSNGLQLLDADSETMKLLSDIGKIYLMFVAGLEIDLVQFRKKKHRSLVFGLMTFIVPLATSMIIGRFFGFGWNTSLLMGSLFASHTLLGYPIIQRLGLVEKEPVIVTIGATIFTDISALLVLAICVSINAGDFSVYSLFQQLVALAIYTAIVLFGFDWIGKEHFRRTGDDEGNQFLFVLLAVFLASVGAEIIQVDQIVGAFMAGLAVNDVVGNSPVKEKVEFVGSVLFIPFFFVDMGLLLDIPVFIESLTTSFWLTLAIVVGLLGSKFLAAAITKVLYRYSFNEMMVMWSLSIPQVAATLAAALVGLQVGLITDTVFNSVIVLMLITSILGPLLTGKFAPKLPLPKASPKISQSKLWWENHRFERLEEQEPAPFRIVVPVSKSQTKGYLMEMAALLARHQSGQIIPLSISPAHTYMDEPQMQVNLRQSRRLLNKALTISSEFDAEAKPILRIGNDIASGIVHTAREQDASLIVMSWRKNTGLRARLFGTIINRVFWASHCPVAVMRLLDEPVNLRKILVPAKNFSPQTIRTVRFAQLLADTHQGEVKLLHVCPAKTASSDIAAIEDEYINMLNVTGGQVKSEVQVIKADDVALAILKVAKLADMVILRSLRRRTIAGLGVSDITTQLIKELTCSLVLFGEPY
- a CDS encoding anthranilate synthase component I, producing MDVNTAIATELFEPTPSSCNPIQPWHWRKLPLAKRSGSHVFEALFLHPRGDSTQEINLAKNYHIATLLESPVTPHNTHLARYSICAGSPRFIANQPQLWTPPVGDILPFLRRLLQVQKAESPVPAELPFTGGWLGWLGYDLAGEIEQLPHLNTDPLPFPIAYWYEPESFAVLDHHQQLLWLATTDVAQLDSLQHQLEEVDRKTGVKNTPEPDKSNPITPIFQISQHDYMAAVQQAKRYIQAGDIFQANLSLRFEAYTALDSWSIYRALQQINPSPFASYWQTPWGAMISCSPERLIQLSGTKVETRPIAGTRKRGANSTQDDQLAKELILNKKERAEHIMLVDLERNDIGKVCEWGTVKVNELLTIERYSHVMHLVSNIMGTLSPKCDPIDLIRGVFPGGTITGCPKVRCMEIIEELEPVKRNLFYGSCGYLDWRGNLDLNILIRTLLYSKSSHSQPGATVWGQVGAGIVADSDPQKEWYESLQKAQAQLNALNLQL